The Antricoccus suffuscus genomic interval GTCTGGTCGCGGGCGATGACGCGGCGGCGCATCTGTGCCGGTGGGCGATACGTTTTTGTGCCGACGTCGAGGACGGCGCCGGTGTAAGGGTCGGTGATGACGCGTTGCCAGCGGGCGTCCTGTGCGAGGTAACGGGCCAGGTCGGCATCGATGGGCCCGAGCCCCTCGATCGCGGCGACCGCCCGCCGGTGCGGGTCTTCCGGGCGCGTTTCAGCACTGAGCGTGTCGGTGGCTTCAGAATCGTTCGTGCCCGCATCGTTCGTGTTGCCACCGGGTCGACTCTGCGTTTGGCCGGTACCGCCCGTACCGCCCGCATCGCCCGCGGCGTCGGTCTCGTTCGTGCCGTTGTCGCGGTTCGTGGCTGCGGCACCATCGCCGTTTCGGTTCGTGCCGGCGGCACCGCTGCCCGCGCCTGTACTGCTGTTGGTGCCTGCGAGGTCGGACCCGGCCAACAGGTGCGCGGGGATCGTGACTTTGATCGTGACC includes:
- a CDS encoding HNH endonuclease signature motif containing protein; the protein is MIRPAGHPAYGGAIPGAAAWDADGQYLITDPGQSTEAAAVLEKIRGLAATINFTVPRIPEVTIKVTIPAHLLAGSDLAGTNSSTGAGSGAAGTNRNGDGAAATNRDNGTNETDAAGDAGGTGGTGQTQSRPGGNTNDAGTNDSEATDTLSAETRPEDPHRRAVAAIEGLGPIDADLARYLAQDARWQRVITDPYTGAVLDVGTKTYRPPAQMRRRVIARDQTCRFPGCTRPAERCDVDHIDPHRPDGTGGTTGDCNLIALCRRHHRLKHQTNWRVKLHDDASCEWTSPAGRRYLTYPADTDPPQRD